The following coding sequences are from one Rutidosis leptorrhynchoides isolate AG116_Rl617_1_P2 chromosome 11, CSIRO_AGI_Rlap_v1, whole genome shotgun sequence window:
- the LOC139876521 gene encoding uncharacterized protein, translating to MEIDKAIQESHDQSLKTKYNNAIYVIQRALALYPIEEVAFSFNGGKDSTVLLHLLRAGYYLHSVKCGQSNGDVSNHSSAFPIRTIYFESPSAFTEINSFTYETASNYGVQLDIIRQDFKSGLEALLKTKPTRAIFLGVRFGDPTAVGQEQFSPSSPGWPPFMRVNPILDWSYRDVWAFLLTCKVQYCSLYDQGYTSIGSVNDTTPNALLSDNNSTGENKKFKPAYMLTDGRLERAGRAKKSFHQHDVSNGLKSAESHRNRVLTASIVCVGDEFLSGSFNDKLGRSLCKKLRSIGWTVSNIAIVQRDVDSVADEVEKQKAINDMVFVYGGVGPLHSDVSTAGVAKALCVRLVPNEDFKERLLHLYGEKGSGDVIKMAQLPEGVTELIQHEKLHVPLIKCENVIILTATNVDELDQQWCSLKSSNLLELTESFVTKHITTSLSDVEVAQPLSKICSKFPDIYIGCYRQSRSGPLTITLEGKDDKMVEAAMEAVSRTLSSC from the exons ATGGAGATCGATAAAGCAATTCAAGAAAGCCATGATCAAAGTTTGAAAACCAAGTATAATAATGCCATCTATGTTATTCAAAGAGCTCTTGCTCTTTATCC TATCGAAGAGGTTGCGTTTAGTTTTAATGGAGGAAAAGATTCAACT GTTTTGTTACACCTTCTTAGGGctggatattatttgcattcagtTAAGTGTGGTCAGTCAAACGGGGATGTATCTAATCATTCATCCGCATTTCCAATAAGAACAATATATTTTGAGAGCCCTTCTGCATTCACTGAAATCAATTCATTTACTTACGAAACGGCCTCTAA TTACGGTGTGCAGTTAGATATCATTCGCCAAGATTTCAAGTCTGGTTTGGAGGCGTTGCTAAAGACTAAACCAACGAGAGCTATTTTCCTTGGTGTTCGATTCGGCGATCCTACTGCT GTGGGTCAAGAACAGTTCTCCCCTAGTTCACCTGGATGGCCACCTTTCATGAGAGTTAATCCAATCTTGGACTGGTCATACAG AGACGTTTGGGCGTTTCTTTTGACTTGCAAGGTTCAATACTGCAGTCTTTACGACCAAGG ATATACGTCAATAGGGAGCGTTAATGACACAACTCCAAATGCATTGTTATCCGACAACAATTCAACAGGTGAAAACAAAAAATTTAAACCTGCGTATATGCTTACAGACGGAAGATTAGAACGAGCTGGTCGAGCAAAAAAGTCGTTTCATCAGCATGATGTCAGCAACGGTCTGAAAAGCGCCGAATCACATCGAAACCGCGTCCTCACGGCATCGATAGTTTGCGTCGGTGATGAATTTCT TTCTGGAAGTTTCAACGACAAATTAGGACGTTCGTTGTGTAAGAAGCTTCGTTCTATCGGTTGGACGGTTTCAAACATTGCTATTGTACAAAGGGAC GTAGATTCTGTGGCCGATGAAGTTGAAAAGCAAAAGGCTATCAACGATATG GTATTTGTATATGGAGGAGTTGGTCCGCTACATTCAGATGTTTCAACTGCGGGAGTTGCTAAAGCATTGTGTGTTCGTTTG GTTCCAAATGAAGATTTCAAAGAACGACTTCTGCACTTATACGGTGAAAAAGGCTCTGGGGACGTCATTAAG ATGGCTCAGTTACCCGAAGGTGTAACAGAATTGATACAACACGAAAAGCTTCACGTTCCATTG atCAAGTGTGAGAATGTAATCATTCTTACTGCTACAAATGTTGATGAGTTAGACCAACAATGGTGTTCGTTAAAATCTAGTAATCTTCTTGAACTAACTGAATCGTTCGTAACCAAGCATATTACGACCTCCCTATCTGAT GTAGAAGTTGCTCAACCTCTATCGAAGATTTGCTCTAAATTTCCAGATATCTACATCG GATGTTACCGCCAATCTAGAAGTGGGCCCCTCACAATAACGTTGGAAGGGAAG GATGATAAGATGGTAGAAGCAGCCATGGAGGCGGTTTCAAGAACATTATCTTCTTGTTAA